From the Lepidochelys kempii isolate rLepKem1 chromosome 2, rLepKem1.hap2, whole genome shotgun sequence genome, one window contains:
- the EIF1B gene encoding eukaryotic translation initiation factor 1b isoform X2, whose translation MSTIQNLQSFDPFADATKGDDLLPAGTEDYIHIRIQQRNGRKTLTTVQGIADDYDKKKLVKAFKKKFACNGTVIEHPEYGEVIQLQGDQRKNICQFLLEVGIVKEEQLKVHGF comes from the exons ATGTCCACTATCCAGAACCTCCAATCCTTCG ACCCCTTTGCTGATGCAACTAAGGGTGACGACTTACTCCCGGCAGGGACTGAGGATTACATTCATATAAGGATCCAGCAACGAAACGGCAGGAAGACATTAACTACTGTTCAGGGAATTGCAGATGATTATGACAAAAAAAAACTTGTGAAAGCCTTCAAAAAG AAATTTGCTTGTAATGGTACTGTGATTGAGCATCCTGAGTACGGTGAAGTTATCCAGCTTCAAGGTGACCAAAGAAAGAACATTTGCCAATTCCTCTTGGAG GTTGGCATTGTCAAGGAGGAACAGCTGAAAGTTcatggtttttaa